The uncultured Cohaesibacter sp. genome window below encodes:
- the fabF gene encoding beta-ketoacyl-ACP synthase II → MRRVVVTGLGMVSPLGNGVETTWSNILAGKSGAKLPTGFETDDLACRVACQLPFGDGTNGTFNPDDVLPVKEQRKIDPFIVYAIAAADEALADANWKPESYEDQIVSGVMIGSGIGGLLGIEKAAYDLQEKGPRRISPFFIPGRLINLASGYVSIRHGLKGPNHAVVTACSTGAHAIGDAARLIAFGDADVMVAGGTESPIGRLALAGFAACRALSTNFNDTPEKASRPYDKDRDGFVMGEGAGVVVLEEYEHAKARGAKIYAEVIGYGMSGDAHHITAPAEDGDGAFRCMSAAMKRAGITPDQIDYVNAHGTSTPLGDEIELRAIERLVGDAADGLTMSSTKSAVGHLLGAAGAVEAIFSTLAIRDQVAPATLNLDNPSVDTKIDLVPHTPKKMDIKVVLSNSFGFGGTNASLILRAVD, encoded by the coding sequence ATGAGACGAGTTGTCGTAACCGGTTTGGGGATGGTCAGCCCGCTTGGCAATGGAGTTGAAACGACCTGGTCAAATATACTTGCAGGCAAGAGCGGCGCGAAACTGCCAACCGGCTTTGAAACGGATGATCTGGCCTGCCGTGTGGCTTGTCAGCTGCCTTTTGGCGATGGCACCAACGGGACGTTCAACCCCGATGATGTGCTGCCTGTCAAGGAACAGCGCAAGATCGACCCCTTTATCGTCTACGCGATTGCAGCGGCTGACGAAGCCTTGGCCGACGCCAACTGGAAGCCTGAGAGCTATGAAGACCAGATCGTCAGTGGTGTGATGATCGGGTCCGGTATTGGTGGTCTGCTGGGCATCGAGAAGGCTGCCTATGACTTGCAGGAAAAGGGACCGCGCCGCATCAGCCCATTTTTCATTCCCGGCCGTCTGATCAACTTGGCGTCCGGCTATGTTTCCATCCGCCATGGTCTGAAAGGCCCCAACCATGCCGTCGTTACTGCCTGCTCGACCGGCGCACATGCTATCGGTGATGCAGCCCGACTGATTGCCTTTGGGGATGCGGATGTGATGGTTGCCGGTGGCACCGAATCGCCTATCGGTCGTCTTGCTCTTGCAGGGTTTGCTGCCTGCCGGGCTCTTTCCACCAATTTCAACGATACGCCGGAGAAGGCTTCCCGTCCCTATGACAAGGACCGTGATGGTTTTGTCATGGGTGAGGGCGCCGGTGTGGTCGTTCTGGAAGAATATGAACATGCCAAGGCGCGCGGTGCCAAGATCTATGCCGAAGTCATCGGCTATGGCATGTCCGGTGATGCTCACCATATCACTGCTCCTGCCGAGGATGGCGATGGTGCTTTCCGTTGCATGAGCGCCGCCATGAAGCGTGCCGGTATCACGCCGGATCAGATCGATTATGTCAACGCTCACGGCACGTCGACGCCACTTGGCGACGAAATCGAGCTTCGGGCCATCGAGCGGCTGGTCGGTGATGCGGCTGATGGTCTCACTATGTCGTCGACGAAATCGGCTGTCGGCCATCTTCTGGGCGCTGCCGGGGCTGTCGAGGCCATTTTCTCGACCCTCGCAATTCGCGATCAGGTAGCACCTGCGACGCTCAACCTCGACAACCCTTCCGTCGATACCAAGATCGACCTGGTTCCCCACACTCCCAAGAAGATGGACATCAAGGTCGTGCTGTCCAACTCCTTCGGCTTTGGCGGCACCAATGCGTCGCTGATCTTGCGGGCAGTAGACTGA
- a CDS encoding acyl carrier protein codes for MSDIAERVKKIVIEHLGVDAEKVTDTASFIDDLGADSLDTVELVMAFEEEFGTEIPDDAAETIQTVGDAVSFLTKAAS; via the coding sequence TCGCTGAACGCGTAAAAAAAATCGTGATCGAACATCTCGGCGTTGACGCTGAAAAAGTTACCGACACTGCAAGCTTCATCGACGATCTGGGCGCAGACAGCCTTGATACCGTTGAGCTGGTCATGGCTTTCGAAGAAGAATTCGGAACCGAGATTCCTGATGACGCTGCCGAGACCATCCAGACGGTCGGCGACGCTGTCTCCTTCCTGACCAAGGCTGCCAGCTAA